GTAATCCAGACGTAGCTACCGCTATCCACGAATATTTTGAGTCAggaccagtgacgtgcagtcaggggaggcaggtgaggcacggcctcacctgtcatcgtggaaatataaaattaaaaaataaattaaatggttatattcattcagtgatttgtattttaaagttcttttccatttaactacaccatttttagattagtttttttcaaaatcgttgaattttcgcatttgccggtcaaatactaagagacgaacggtgaggcaccagcccggcgagccgcaccacggattgcgcaatccgtggtgcggctcagtatagtcattgccaatgactactaactgtgctggcatgctatgcagtgagaccggattactttccctttgcatgtggctattaaaatgttctaacacttttaccatatgaactaaatttctatattttagctggtgtatataatgcacagttttttttttgtttttttcattaacaactgtatgtgtgtgtaatgcattcttgtgttgagcgatcatgaaactgctgcgaagagacactaggtgaggcacgcagttctcgtgcctcatggtagggggcgctggtgatcccagggactctacgactcctcggtggcaagctaccataaacagttagcaaggccagttagtttttcctgttgcttggccttatgttcaacatggaagattacataactcaactgaaagaattttctaaactggactttcaatcgaagcagaagataataattaaaggaagaccaacaccggagctaaaaggtttgcttcagactatgttaatgttaaacaaaacaactgttgccaatcaaatggtgaataagctatatgtttgtaaatctgatgtgatgacgtcagtgcctcaccagtcacgaccctcaccgcacgtcactggtcaGGACATACATACGAGGTGATACTGGACATGCTCAGGACCAACCACGATGTTTCATTTAGTATGCGTACACTGAAGACGCATTTAAAAGAAGCTGGACTGTACAGACGACGGAACTACTCTCCACTTCCTGAAGTGAGACATGCCATTATGACAGAGCTGAGAGGACCAGGGCAGTTGTTTGGCTATCGGACTATGTGGCAAGttctcaaacaaaaacacaagctacGTGTCAAACGTGATGGAGTTATGAGACTGTTGAGACAGCTGAATCCTCAAGGAATCGCCATGAGGACTCGCAGGAGGTTTACAAGACGCACGTATCACTCCATGGGGCCCAATTACATATGGCATGTAGATGGTTACGACAAACTGAAGCCATTCGGCTTGGCGCTCTCAGGATGTATAGATGGTTTTTCAAGAAGAATGATGTGGCTTGTTTGTGGAGCAACCAACAACAATCCTTCTGTCATTGCTCTCAATTATATAAACTGTGTCAAGAGTCTTGGAGTGATACCAATGAGACTACGAACAGACCTCGGGACTGAGAATGGGACTTTGGCAGCAATACAGTGTACCCTCCGTCATGCGCACACAGACTATTATGCTGGATCATCAAGCCACAGTTACGGATCATCAACAGGGAATCAACGCATCGAGTCATGGTGGTCTTTTCTCAGAAGAGGAAGGTGGTTACATCTGTGTTTGGTTGATGCGATGTACAGTGGAAGCTGCCCAGTATTGATTTTAtaacattttcttgttttgccAACTATCATGCCATATTGAGTTTGATCCCCAAATTACTTACCATaagcaaatgttttgttttcaaaattagTATTTTCCATTGTCTGGTTACAGAAGGTACACCGACATTTTTAAACTACTTGGAAAAGAAACTAATTTTTTGTTTAACATACATTTCTATCATACAATATCAAAATGAGCAGAAATTAACAAGAACAGaaccattttgaatttaatttatcCCCAGGTCTCAGTTTTGGATGGACTTGTTTGGAGATCTAAGAGACTTCGGAACCTTCAATGGAAGCCATGAACATCAATGCTTGCTGAGATTCTGCTTCAGCAGTGTTCTGCAGAAAGACCTGGATGAATGCAAAGACCTCTGGAACAAACACAGGATCCGGCCAAGCAGACTTGCATCATGTCCTGGGGGAATTCCAGATGAACTCTATCTCTTGCCTCACAGGTAATTGTCATCTTCACAGAAAGAAATCACCTTCTGCATTACATATTAATGCAGTATTCTTATAGCACAAGTTgggaaatatattttaatcattGTACGAGTAAATACAGTTCATTTATGAGCTATCACTTTCTGGTGCTCACTTATACAGATCCATGTAGCCAGCAAACAAATCTGACATATTAAACTATTTGTAGTACATGTAGAAAATATGCTTCACAATTCTATTATTAATTCTATTCTGATTTTGCAGATATGGTTCAAGAGACTGTGGATTTGCTGTTGAGGAGAGGGAACTGGATGTGTTCCCTGAAGCAAGGCAAGCGACTGAATTGTGTGGTGATCAAAACATTGAGGAATACCTACAACAGGCTGTACAACAAAATGGACTACAGCAGCCACAAGACTGGGAATCAGCCACAGAACTGTATTTATTGCTGAAAGATATAGCCAGGTTTTAGACAAACTACCTGAACCCAAATTTTTGatcttttgtttcctgttcCTTCTGCTAAAATGAAAAGTAATACATTATTCAAAACATACAAAGCGACAGGtggattaaaacatttaaaatgaactgtgtATTCAGTCTTAACCCTGAAGACAGACTTGACACATTCTGAATAAAACTCTGTAACAACGTGTTCAGCATGTTTCAACTTGCCTATACTGTAAATTATTTAGCTCTGCGAaccaaaaaacaccaaaaatgtTTAGCAAAACACTAAAGTAGCTTTTCGCTTCAATGTGTTACAAAACTTGCTTACAGTGGTAGTATGCCAACAGCATCTGAACTAGACTGAACAGGAATCAGTAACTGGCATTTGACCTTAGATTTAATGACAGCCGAATCCTGGAGCATTTTGGATCCCAAAGTCCATGTTTGCCTTAAAAACAATGTATGATTCCAAAAGCGGTAGCTTCAGTGTATTTGCACAGGTGTTTGCAACTGGAAAAGGTGAATCACTTAAAAACTCGAGGCGTGGAGGTGGCATTATGCCTGCTGGTGGAAGTGCTGCCAGACCTGTAGCAAACATCAACAGATCTTCCAGAGATACAGCTGTCATTTTTTctgaaagaagaaagtaaacatTGTAGTTGGATTTTGCATTGAGGAAAATTAATTACcttatttcttctttcctttcattataactaaaaaaaataaaataaataaattctaaacAACACACAATCTGTCCATGCAAACCTTCTGAATCAAGGAGATAATCTGCCCAAAAGCCCAGTGTTTTTCCCTCCTTCTGACGCCTGTTGCTTCCTGTTGCGCTGAGATCTGGTCTGAACATGGTCTCCAAGTCTGAAGCAGTCAGGGCCTTGGCAGAGAAGCATAAGACTGGGGACAGAACACTGGAATG
This portion of the Archocentrus centrarchus isolate MPI-CPG fArcCen1 chromosome 17, fArcCen1, whole genome shotgun sequence genome encodes:
- the LOC115795856 gene encoding uncharacterized protein LOC115795856; translation: MNITGNPDVATAIHEYFESGHTYEVILDMLRTNHDVSFSMRTLKTHLKEAGLYRRRNYSPLPEVRHAIMTELRGPGQLFGYRTMWQVLKQKHKLRVKRDGVMRLLRQLNPQGIAMRTRRRFTRRTYHSMGPNYIWHVDGYDKLKPFGLALSGCIDGFSRRMMWLVCGATNNNPSVIALNYINCVKSLGVIPMRLRTDLGTENGTLAAIQCTLRHAHTDYYAGSSSHSYGSSTGNQRIESWWSFLRRGRSQFWMDLFGDLRDFGTFNGSHEHQCLLRFCFSSVLQKDLDECKDLWNKHRIRPSRLASCPGGIPDELYLLPHRYGSRDCGFAVEERELDVFPEARQATELCGDQNIEEYLQQAVQQNGLQQPQDWESATELYLLLKDIARF